One genomic window of Diospyros lotus cultivar Yz01 chromosome 8, ASM1463336v1, whole genome shotgun sequence includes the following:
- the LOC127808657 gene encoding uncharacterized protein LOC127808657, protein MATRRQPSRAVGSNPVPEPSQQNPPRSPPGRVRSPEGPPPPPDRIALLEGQVQRLTELLMGFLDGQHQQAQHSRAEERREPPREEESYRQDENPQRPGPDDGEAGESLDLSFVQQRQERRLRQLEEEIAALKPRTGEAQGPRINQPLGPEIMAAIPPERLCIPAIKPYAGTTDPMDHLDLFTSHMMVQDASDAMWCRVFLATLEGHAWAWYSNLAHHSIVSFAQLRSSFLAHFAPLRRHRRSTMALVSMKQNQGEPLKDFVSRFNMEALSIENFDHNVAMVAFQNALRPGPFAQSLAKTPPSAFTDILGRATKRSDDRREKHRPRWDSAGFTPLNAPRAEILATIEGKDYLKKPRPMKAPSDKRNRSKYCRFHRDHGHDTEECHQLKEEIQELINRGFLRSYVAKTGDSQGRKDRRSRSRSPPKRDRAEDRNRAQRERSHRREDDHPQPPIFHTLAAGEVPVMKDEKSNATRLKRSRNVDPISFSDSDLPGYPTQNDPLVITTELGKWELRRILVDPGSSSEILYRQAFLGMGYEMTQLRAARVPLVGFDGEAVYSEGII, encoded by the exons ATGGCGACCAGAAGACAGCCGTCTAGGGCCGTGGGGAGCAACCCCGTTCCGGAACCGAGTCAGCAGAACCCTCCCCGAAGCCCACCTGGGAGGGTTCGGAGTCCGGAGGGCCCTCCGCCTCCTCCTGATCGGATAGCACTTCTGGAGGGTCAAGTACAACGATTGACGGAGTTACTCATGGGTTTTCTAGATGGCCAGCATCAGCAAGCCCAGCACTCTCGGGCGGAAGAAAGGCGCGAGCCCCCAAGAGAAGAGGAATCCTATCGACAGGACGAGAATCCGCAGAGGCCAGGGCCAGATGACGGCGAGGCGGGCGAGTCTCTTGACTTGTCGTTTGTGCAGCAGCGGCAGGAAAGAAGATTGCGGCAGTTGGAGGAGGAGATAGCCGCCCTAAAGCCAAGGACCGGAGAGGCTCAGGGACCAAGGATAAATCAGCCCCTTGGCCCAGAGATCATGGCGGCCATACCACCAGAACGTCTCTGTATCCCGGCCATTAAGCCCTACGCAGGGACCACCGACCCGATGGATCACCTGGATCTCTTTACCTCGCATATGATGGTACAGGACGCctcagacgcgatgtggtgtagaGTTTTCTTGGCCACTCTGGAGGGGCACGCATGGGCGTGGTACTCAAACCTGGCTCATCATTCCATCGTAAGTTTTGCGCAACTCCGGAGCAGCTTTCTGGCGCACTTTGCACCTCTCCGAAGACACCGAAGGTCCACCATGGCCTTGGTGAGTATGAAGCAAAACCAAGGAGAGCCCTTGAAGGATTTCGTTTCACGATTTAATATGGAAGCCCTGAGCATCGAGAACTTTGACCACAATGttgctatggtggcattccagaacgCCCTGAGGCCCGGCCCTTTCGCCCAATCATTAGCCAAAACGCCTCCGAGCGCGTTCACGGACATATTGGGCCGGGCcacgaa gaGGAGTGACGACCGAAGAGAAAAGCATCGCCCTCGGTGGGATTCGGCGGGTTTCACTCCTCTGAACGCCCCGAGGGCAGAAATCCTGGCTACTATTGAGGGAAAAGATTACTTGAAAAAGCCTCGACCGATGAAGGCACCATCTGACAAAAGGAACAGAAGTAAATATTGCCGATTCCACCGAGATCATGGTCATGACACGGAGGAGTGTCAccaattaaaggaggagattcAGGAACTTATCAATCGGGGTTTCCTGAGGAGCTACGTGGCAAAAACAGGTGATTCTCAGGGGAGAAAGGATCGACGATCGCGATCAAGAAGCCCCCCCAAGAGAGACCGCGCGGAGGATCGAAATCGGGCCCAGCGGGAGAGATCACATCGAAGAGAAGAtgatcatcctcagcctccGATATTCCACACACTCGCGGCTGGGGAGGTCCCAGTCATGAAGGACGAAAAAAGTAATGCGACCCGGCTGAAAAGATCGAGGAACgtggatccaatctctttttcagatagcGACCTCCCGGGGTACCCGACTCAAAATGACCCACTGGTGATAACAACTGAACTCGGGAAGTGGGAACTTCGGCGGATCCTTGTGGATCCAGGAAGCTCTTCAGAAATCTTGTATCGgcaagccttcttaggcatggggtaTGAAATGACACAGTTAAGGGCAGCGAGGGtccctttggtgggatttgatggtgaaGCCGTATATTCAGAAGGGATTATTTAA